In Mercurialis annua linkage group LG5, ddMerAnnu1.2, whole genome shotgun sequence, a single genomic region encodes these proteins:
- the LOC130015481 gene encoding uncharacterized protein LOC130015481 codes for MNFNMHNMEKTTTELHGMLQTAEKNIKNEIKDVLMVNKGKGMKRSGKGKGKAFKKSKPKSKPKTKDEPKAKPPKEGTCFFCKEPGHWKRNCKKYLDDLKKNKGSETTTSGSQKE; via the exons atgaacttcaatatgcataatatggagaagaccaccacagagttgcatgggatgcttcaaactgctgaaaagaacatcaagaatgagattaaggatgttcttatggtcaacaagggaaagggtatgaaaaggtctggtaagggcaagggaaaggctttcaagaagtctaagcccaagtccaagcccaagaccaaggatgaacccaaagcaaaaccgccaaaggaaggaacttgctttttctgcaaggaacctggacattggaaaaggaattgcaagaaatatctggatgatctgaagaagaacaagggtagtgagactaccacttcag ggtctcaaaaggagtag